The Brasilonema sennae CENA114 genome includes a region encoding these proteins:
- a CDS encoding helix-turn-helix domain-containing protein, whose translation MAGLAPKQLNLSDGDRSELQELVNRHNTGQQIVLRAKIILLASEGKNNGEIARTLNISLDMARLWRNRWFKTSDKKLPTFERLRDSERIGAPVKFSMEQVIKLFALACSKPEDYGRPISHWTPRELADEIIKQGIIESISVRHVGRLLEEAELKPHQSSYWLTPP comes from the coding sequence GTGGCAGGATTAGCTCCAAAACAATTAAACTTAAGCGATGGCGATCGCTCAGAACTGCAAGAGTTGGTAAACCGACACAATACAGGGCAACAAATAGTACTACGTGCAAAAATAATTCTTCTAGCGTCAGAGGGGAAAAATAATGGCGAAATTGCTCGAACATTAAATATAAGTCTGGATATGGCTCGTTTATGGCGAAACCGATGGTTTAAAACTAGCGATAAAAAGTTGCCTACTTTTGAGAGACTACGAGATTCGGAGCGTATTGGGGCACCAGTAAAATTTAGTATGGAGCAAGTAATCAAACTGTTTGCCCTTGCATGTTCAAAACCCGAAGACTACGGACGACCAATAAGTCATTGGACACCAAGAGAACTAGCAGACGAAATTATAAAGCAAGGGATTATTGAAAGCATATCTGTCCGCCATGTTGGAAGATTACTAGAAGAGGCAGAACTTAAACCCCACCAGAGTAGTTACTGGTTAACCCCCCCCTAA
- a CDS encoding ATP-binding protein yields the protein MDSLTERKKDALAMNVFAGGGEMGELMRSHDWSQTPLGPVENWSPSLRISVSTILASRFGSVLFWGRDYIELYNDATVFIHAVKHPKALGQPARENWAEIWDVMGPMFDQVMTTGEVFFDEDRLWPLFRFGNLEESYFTFCYSPVRDETGTIVAVLSTVTETTKQVISQRRLTMLRELATAGTGAKTLRSACLAAADTLNPYDVPFALIYQVNLQGNSAELVASTGLPPESAAAPPTINLTEHLSGWSLVDVLQSREAQLVTDVVDCFGSLSVEPWGESPHSAFILPILSGNKEQVECLLVAGISPRLEFNAEYRSFLELVAQQVESSIATAQSYEQERQRAEALAELDRAKTAFFSNVSHEFRTPLTLILNPLEQVIAQTHSSLLPEQREQLNIVQRNAMRLHKLVNTLLDFSRIEAGRIQAVYEPTDLAAFTADLASVFRSAIETASLQLIVDCPPLTFPVYVDREMWEKIVLNLISNAFKFTFKGEIAVSLHPVGDKVELKIQDTGTGIAPEELPRIFERFHRVRGVQVRSHEGSGIGLALVQELVHLHGGTVEVASEVGVGTTFTVSLPTGSSHLPTEQISDMGTLVSTSVGAAPYVEEAQRWIPQEEQGSRGAQESVDTRSSVLDTRTTRSARVLLVDDNADMRDYVARLLSKHWQVKAANNGAAALAAVGEQPPDLVLTDVMMPEMDGFQLLSALRANPQTKGIPIILLSARAGEEAAIEGLQAGADDYLIKPFSARELVTRVDSHLQMARLRSELSSNRFKDELIATVTHELHTPLVSILGWTRLLRSSQLDRTTAIRALDTIERSAKNQAKLIEDLLDISTIISGKVCLNREPVKLTFLLKEVINTILPDAKAKNIHIVELSDATSAQRDISVLGDDKRLQQIITKLLDNAIKFTSKGGRVEVRLDAVDPSASPGGGAAQTLGVNAERSRSIDSWATIQVKDTGIGISADFLPHVFERFTQAEVPSTARRK from the coding sequence ATGGACAGCTTAACCGAACGCAAGAAAGATGCTCTCGCAATGAATGTGTTTGCAGGCGGTGGCGAGATGGGCGAGTTGATGCGATCGCATGACTGGTCGCAAACCCCACTCGGTCCGGTCGAGAACTGGTCGCCAAGCCTTCGGATTTCCGTCAGCACAATTCTCGCTTCTCGCTTTGGCAGCGTTCTGTTCTGGGGGCGTGACTACATCGAGCTTTACAACGATGCCACAGTTTTTATCCATGCGGTAAAACACCCAAAGGCTCTGGGACAACCTGCTCGTGAGAATTGGGCGGAAATTTGGGATGTGATGGGACCGATGTTCGATCAGGTCATGACCACGGGTGAAGTCTTCTTTGATGAAGACCGCCTTTGGCCCCTCTTTCGCTTTGGCAACCTGGAAGAGAGCTATTTCACGTTCTGCTACAGTCCGGTTCGGGATGAGACGGGTACTATCGTTGCGGTACTCTCTACCGTGACCGAAACGACAAAGCAGGTGATTAGTCAACGTCGCCTGACGATGCTCCGAGAGTTAGCCACAGCCGGAACCGGAGCAAAAACGCTCAGATCAGCCTGTCTCGCCGCCGCCGATACGCTCAACCCTTACGATGTTCCCTTTGCCTTGATTTATCAGGTCAACTTGCAAGGCAACTCGGCAGAACTGGTTGCTTCAACCGGACTTCCGCCAGAGAGTGCCGCTGCACCCCCGACGATCAATCTTACCGAGCATTTGAGCGGCTGGTCGCTGGTTGACGTGCTACAGAGTCGTGAAGCCCAGCTTGTTACTGATGTGGTCGATTGCTTCGGATCGCTCAGCGTCGAACCGTGGGGAGAAAGTCCCCATTCTGCCTTCATTCTCCCCATTCTGTCGGGCAACAAAGAACAGGTGGAATGTCTGCTGGTTGCAGGGATCAGCCCTCGGCTTGAGTTCAATGCCGAATACCGCTCATTCCTCGAACTGGTCGCCCAGCAGGTTGAAAGTTCCATTGCAACGGCTCAAAGCTATGAGCAAGAACGCCAGCGGGCAGAAGCATTGGCAGAACTCGATCGCGCTAAGACAGCCTTTTTCAGCAATGTCAGCCATGAATTTCGCACGCCCCTAACGTTGATACTCAATCCACTTGAGCAAGTCATCGCCCAAACACACAGTTCACTCCTGCCCGAACAGCGCGAACAACTTAATATTGTTCAGCGAAACGCGATGAGGCTGCACAAACTAGTCAATACCTTACTTGACTTCTCCCGAATCGAAGCAGGCAGGATACAGGCAGTCTATGAGCCAACCGATTTAGCTGCATTCACAGCTGATCTTGCGTCAGTTTTCCGTTCAGCTATTGAAACAGCTTCTCTGCAATTGATTGTGGATTGTCCGCCCTTGACCTTTCCGGTGTATGTAGACCGCGAAATGTGGGAGAAAATTGTTCTTAACTTAATCTCCAATGCGTTTAAGTTTACCTTTAAGGGTGAAATTGCCGTTTCATTACACCCAGTAGGTGACAAAGTAGAGCTAAAAATACAAGATACAGGCACAGGCATTGCCCCTGAAGAGTTACCTCGAATTTTTGAGCGCTTTCACCGTGTACGAGGAGTGCAGGTAAGGAGTCATGAAGGGTCGGGCATTGGGCTGGCTTTGGTGCAAGAACTCGTTCACTTACATGGGGGAACTGTGGAGGTAGCGAGTGAGGTGGGTGTGGGAACGACTTTCACAGTAAGCTTGCCCACAGGTTCATCGCACTTGCCAACCGAGCAAATTAGTGATATGGGCACACTGGTATCAACCTCAGTAGGTGCTGCCCCTTACGTGGAAGAAGCACAGCGGTGGATACCGCAAGAGGAGCAGGGGAGCAGGGGAGCACAGGAGAGTGTAGATACTCGTTCATCTGTCTTAGATACTCGAACTACTCGCTCTGCGCGTGTTTTGTTAGTCGATGACAATGCCGATATGCGGGACTATGTAGCGCGTCTGCTCTCGAAGCACTGGCAGGTTAAAGCTGCGAACAATGGAGCTGCTGCACTAGCTGCTGTCGGTGAGCAACCGCCAGATTTGGTGCTAACTGATGTCATGATGCCAGAAATGGACGGTTTTCAATTGCTGAGTGCATTACGTGCTAACCCACAAACAAAAGGTATACCTATTATTCTGCTGTCGGCTCGTGCAGGGGAAGAAGCGGCAATCGAAGGACTGCAAGCGGGGGCTGATGACTACCTAATTAAGCCCTTCTCTGCTCGTGAACTGGTAACTCGCGTTGATTCTCACTTGCAAATGGCACGTCTGCGCTCTGAGTTATCTTCTAATCGCTTCAAAGATGAATTGATCGCAACGGTTACGCACGAACTGCATACTCCCTTGGTTTCTATCCTTGGCTGGACTCGCTTGCTACGTTCAAGCCAGCTTGATCGGACGACTGCAATACGAGCCTTAGACACAATTGAGCGCAGCGCCAAGAATCAGGCGAAGCTTATTGAAGATTTGCTGGATATCTCAACTATTATCTCAGGTAAAGTTTGTTTAAATCGCGAACCAGTTAAACTGACTTTTCTACTTAAAGAAGTTATTAATACAATTTTGCCAGATGCTAAGGCTAAGAATATTCATATTGTAGAACTTTCGGATGCAACATCTGCACAAAGAGATATTTCCGTTTTAGGCGACGACAAGCGTTTGCAGCAAATTATCACAAAGTTGCTTGACAATGCCATCAAATTTACCTCTAAGGGAGGAAGAGTAGAAGTTAGGCTTGATGCTGTTGACCCCTCGGCTAGCCCCGGAGGGGGCGCTGCGCAAACGCTCGGGGTCAATGCTGAGCGAAGTCGAAGCATTGACTCTTGGGCTACTATTCAGGTAAAAGACACAGGTATCGGGATAAGTGCCGATTTTCTCCCACATGTTTTTGAGCGCTTTACTCAGGCGGAAGTCCCTAGTACAGCACGGCGTAAATAA
- a CDS encoding transposase gives MTGLYISAIERYQNAERTISIDEMTGIQATERLEKDLPMRPGKVERREFEYIRHGTQSLIANFDVATGKIIEPTCGDSRTEVDFVLNIRRIIESEPNAKKWHLIMDCLNTHQSESLVRLVAEKEGLNIDLGIKGKRGILKSMKSRAAFLSDKTHRIVFHYTPKHSSWLNQIEIWFSILVRKLLQRASFKSQDDLKTRILEFIDYFNKTMAKPFQWTYKGKVLAV, from the coding sequence ATTACTGGTTTATACATAAGTGCGATTGAACGTTATCAAAACGCAGAGCGTACAATATCAATTGATGAAATGACGGGTATTCAAGCTACAGAGCGTCTAGAAAAAGATTTACCGATGCGACCTGGTAAAGTTGAAAGAAGGGAGTTTGAGTATATTCGTCACGGTACACAGAGTTTAATTGCTAATTTTGATGTCGCTACTGGTAAGATTATCGAGCCTACTTGTGGAGATTCTCGAACAGAAGTTGATTTTGTTCTCAATATTCGTCGAATCATTGAAAGTGAACCCAATGCTAAAAAATGGCATCTAATCATGGATTGTCTGAATACGCATCAGTCTGAATCGCTGGTTCGTTTGGTTGCAGAAAAAGAAGGTTTGAATATCGATCTGGGTATTAAAGGAAAAAGGGGAATACTCAAATCCATGAAATCCCGTGCTGCTTTTTTAAGTGACAAAACACATCGAATTGTTTTCCATTACACCCCTAAACACTCTTCTTGGCTCAACCAGATTGAAATTTGGTTCAGTATTTTGGTTCGTAAGTTACTTCAGCGTGCTAGCTTCAAGAGTCAGGATGACCTAAAAACCCGAATTCTTGAATTTATCGACTACTTTAATAAAACAATGGCTAAACCTTTTCAGTGGACATATAAGGGTAAAGTGTTAGCTGTCTAA